In Gemmatimonadetes bacterium T265, one DNA window encodes the following:
- a CDS encoding ClpV1 family T6SS ATPase, with protein MSVDLRALIAKLNDETRATLEAAAGLCLARTHYDVEVEHFLLKLLDQPAGDAAPILRQYGVDRARLAADLQRGLDRLKSGNARTPALSPSLVRMLTVAWTAGSLDYGAPRVRTGHALLALVTDEELGRLARDVSREFQKIPPEALRRDFAALVAASPEGEAGAAAAGDGNAPNDAPRPGGRTPALDQYTVDLTARARDGRIDPVLGRDAEVRQVVDILTRRRQNNPILVGEAGVGKTAIVEGLAMRIAAGDVPPPLRSVALRTLDLALLQAGAGVKGEFESRLKGLIAEVAGSPTPVILFIDEAHTMIGAGGAAGQNDAANLLKPALARGELRTIAATTWSEYKKYFEKDPALTRRFQVVKVDEPDEERCLLMMRAVVPALEAHHGVRVLDAGVEAAVRFSHRYLPDRQLPDKAVSVLDTACARLALGQSATPGAVEDARRRLDDLAVQARVLGREQATGADHGERLAQIAAARAAAEASLADLERRWEAERTLVERVRAVREALERDRSEHEGGEVVAAGADGDARRAELGALTAELDALQGESALVRVCVDAHTVGEVISGWTGVPVGKMLRDELGVMLELERHLGQRVIGQTHALEQIARRVRTSRAGIEDPSKPKGVFLLVGPSGVGKTETALALADLLYGGDRNLVTINMSEFQEAHTVSTLKGSPPGYVGYGEGGVLTEAVRRRPYSVVLLDEVEKAHPDVLELFFQVFDKGTMEDGEGRAIDFKNTVILLTTNAGTDTIMKLTADPETAPSAEALARALKPELDKVFKPAFLGRLVVVPYYPVRDEALRHIVRLKLARVRRRLFDAHRVELLHDEALVDQVAARCTEVESGARNVDNILTNTLLPEVSRMLLAAMAEGTRPGAIRVAVDARGTFTYEPAPLVGGALAAPAHAAPALAAT; from the coding sequence ATGTCGGTCGACCTGCGAGCCCTGATCGCGAAGCTGAACGACGAGACCCGCGCCACCCTCGAGGCGGCGGCCGGGCTCTGCCTCGCGCGCACGCACTACGACGTCGAGGTCGAGCACTTTCTGCTGAAGCTGCTCGACCAGCCCGCGGGCGACGCCGCGCCGATCCTCCGCCAGTACGGCGTGGACCGCGCGCGGCTCGCCGCCGACCTGCAGCGCGGGCTCGACCGGCTCAAGTCGGGGAACGCACGCACGCCCGCGCTGAGCCCGTCGCTCGTGCGCATGCTCACCGTCGCGTGGACGGCGGGCTCGCTCGACTACGGCGCGCCACGCGTGCGGACGGGGCACGCGCTGCTCGCGCTCGTCACCGACGAGGAGCTCGGGCGCCTCGCCCGCGACGTGAGCCGCGAGTTCCAGAAGATTCCGCCCGAGGCGCTGCGTCGCGACTTCGCCGCGCTCGTCGCCGCGTCGCCCGAGGGCGAGGCGGGTGCGGCCGCCGCGGGCGACGGCAACGCGCCTAACGATGCGCCGCGCCCCGGCGGCCGCACGCCCGCCCTCGACCAGTACACCGTCGACCTCACCGCCCGCGCGCGCGACGGGCGCATCGACCCCGTGCTCGGCCGCGACGCCGAGGTGCGGCAGGTGGTCGACATCCTGACGCGGCGGCGGCAGAACAACCCGATCCTCGTCGGCGAGGCGGGTGTCGGCAAGACGGCGATCGTCGAGGGGTTGGCGATGCGGATCGCCGCGGGCGACGTGCCGCCGCCGCTGCGGAGTGTCGCGCTCCGCACGCTCGACCTCGCGCTGCTGCAGGCGGGCGCGGGGGTGAAAGGGGAGTTCGAGTCGCGCCTCAAGGGGCTCATCGCCGAGGTCGCAGGCTCGCCGACGCCGGTGATCCTGTTCATCGACGAGGCCCACACGATGATCGGCGCGGGCGGCGCGGCCGGGCAGAACGACGCCGCCAACCTGCTCAAGCCCGCGCTCGCGCGCGGCGAGCTGCGTACGATCGCGGCGACGACGTGGAGCGAGTACAAGAAGTACTTCGAAAAGGATCCCGCGCTCACGCGCCGCTTCCAGGTCGTCAAGGTCGACGAGCCGGACGAAGAGCGCTGCCTGCTGATGATGCGCGCCGTCGTCCCCGCGCTCGAGGCGCACCACGGCGTGCGCGTGCTCGACGCGGGCGTCGAGGCGGCGGTGCGCTTCTCGCACCGCTACCTCCCGGACCGCCAGCTCCCCGACAAGGCGGTGAGCGTGCTCGACACCGCGTGCGCGCGCCTCGCATTAGGCCAGAGCGCGACGCCCGGCGCGGTCGAGGACGCGCGCCGCCGGCTCGACGACCTCGCCGTGCAGGCCCGCGTGCTCGGCCGCGAGCAGGCGACCGGCGCCGACCACGGCGAGCGGCTGGCGCAGATCGCGGCCGCGCGCGCGGCGGCCGAGGCGTCGCTCGCCGACCTGGAGCGGCGGTGGGAGGCGGAACGCACGCTCGTCGAGCGCGTCCGCGCCGTGCGAGAAGCGCTCGAGCGCGACCGGTCCGAACACGAAGGGGGCGAGGTCGTCGCGGCGGGAGCGGACGGCGACGCGCGGCGCGCCGAACTCGGCGCGCTCACCGCGGAGCTCGACGCGCTGCAGGGCGAGTCCGCGCTCGTGCGCGTCTGCGTCGACGCGCACACCGTCGGCGAGGTGATCTCCGGCTGGACCGGCGTGCCCGTCGGCAAGATGCTGCGCGACGAGTTAGGCGTGATGCTCGAGCTGGAGCGTCACCTCGGCCAGCGCGTCATCGGCCAGACGCACGCGCTGGAGCAGATCGCGCGGCGCGTGCGCACGTCCAGGGCGGGCATCGAGGACCCGTCGAAGCCCAAGGGCGTCTTCCTGCTCGTCGGCCCGTCGGGCGTGGGGAAGACCGAGACCGCGCTCGCCCTCGCCGACCTGCTCTACGGCGGCGACCGCAACCTCGTGACGATCAACATGAGCGAGTTCCAGGAGGCGCACACCGTCTCGACGCTCAAGGGCTCGCCGCCCGGCTACGTCGGCTACGGCGAGGGCGGCGTGCTCACCGAGGCCGTCCGGCGCCGCCCGTACTCGGTCGTGTTGCTCGACGAGGTCGAGAAGGCGCACCCCGACGTGCTCGAACTCTTCTTCCAGGTGTTCGACAAGGGCACGATGGAGGACGGCGAGGGGCGCGCGATCGACTTCAAGAACACGGTCATCCTGCTGACGACGAACGCGGGCACGGACACGATCATGAAGCTGACTGCCGACCCCGAGACGGCGCCGTCCGCGGAGGCGCTCGCGCGCGCGCTCAAGCCGGAGCTCGACAAGGTGTTCAAGCCCGCGTTCCTCGGCCGGCTCGTCGTGGTGCCCTACTACCCCGTACGCGACGAGGCGCTCCGGCACATCGTCCGTCTCAAGCTCGCCCGCGTGCGGCGGCGCCTGTTCGACGCGCACCGGGTAGAGCTGTTGCACGACGAGGCGCTCGTCGACCAGGTCGCGGCGCGCTGCACGGAGGTCGAGAGCGGCGCACGCAACGTCGACAACATCCTGACCAACACGCTCCTCCCCGAGGTCTCGCGCATGCTGCTGGCCGCGATGGCGGAGGGGACGCGCCCCGGCGCGATCCGGGTCGCGGTGGACGCGCGCGGCACGTTCACCTACGAACCGGCGCCGCTCGTCGGCGGGGCGCTGGCCGCGCCCGCCCACGCGGCGCCCGCGCTCGCCGCCACATGA
- a CDS encoding type VI secretion protein, protein MPNTPAPTPSARRGALERPVRPSLLDRLTDAAPHAAAERMPTRRESVEAYTQALRRDLEWLLNTRRQLADVPEGLDELRRSLVRYGLPDSASLLRDAPEARARLLRAVEEAVTAFEPRLAGVRVVLRDAADGAPLPANPGGARAAGALRFTVEGILRLEPEPERVVFDTVFEPSRSEYQVRGGGGLPDA, encoded by the coding sequence ATGCCTAACACGCCGGCCCCCACGCCGTCCGCCCGCCGGGGAGCGCTCGAGCGCCCTGTCCGCCCGTCGCTGCTCGACCGGCTCACTGACGCCGCGCCGCACGCGGCGGCCGAGCGCATGCCGACTCGCCGCGAGTCGGTGGAGGCGTACACGCAGGCGCTGCGGCGCGACCTCGAGTGGCTCCTCAACACGCGCCGCCAGCTGGCCGACGTGCCCGAGGGCCTCGACGAGCTGCGGCGCTCGCTCGTCCGCTACGGCCTCCCCGACAGCGCCTCGCTGCTCCGCGACGCGCCCGAGGCCCGCGCGCGCCTGCTGCGCGCGGTCGAGGAGGCGGTGACCGCGTTCGAGCCGCGGCTCGCGGGCGTGCGCGTCGTACTGCGCGACGCGGCCGACGGCGCGCCGCTGCCGGCGAACCCGGGGGGCGCGCGCGCGGCCGGGGCGCTGCGCTTCACCGTCGAGGGAATCCTCCGCCTGGAGCCGGAGCCCGAGCGCGTCGTCTTCGACACCGTATTTGAGCCGAGTCGCTCCGAATACCAGGTGCGCGGCGGCGGGGGGCTCCCGGATGCGTGA
- a CDS encoding type VI secretion protein EvpB translates to MAETQAAQPQSYAPDAAAAPALLDQIVAEGRLGRGDEAARDRGRELVRRFVEQVLEGAITVGRDTEAMVNARIAQIDDLISRQLNAVMHAPQFQKLEGTWRGLKYLISQTETSDKLKIKVLNVSKKELLKDLRGASEFDQSALFKRVYEEEYGTLGGAPFSAMVGDYEFDRGGQDVELLERISQVAAAAHAPFLTAAAPAMFDMDSFSQLDQPRDLAKIFDTTEYAKWKAFRQTEDSRYVALTCPRVLLRVPYGPGENEEPVEAFDFHEHVTGRAHDDYLWGNAAWALAARVTNAFALSGWCAMIRGVEGGGRVEGLPVHTFQTDAGETVLKCPTEVQLTDRREHELANLGFVGLVHEKETPNAVFLSVQSGQKPKLYDTPSATANARLSAQLPYIFAVSRFAHYLKVMMRDKIGSYTSRAETEAFLNRWISNYVVGNADAPISVKAKRPLSDARVEVAEVPGKPGAYRAIAYLRPHFQLDEINISMRLVAELPSAK, encoded by the coding sequence ATGGCTGAGACCCAGGCGGCGCAGCCGCAGTCGTACGCGCCCGACGCCGCGGCGGCACCCGCGCTCCTCGACCAGATCGTCGCCGAGGGGCGGCTCGGGCGCGGCGACGAGGCCGCGCGGGACCGCGGGCGCGAACTCGTGCGCCGCTTCGTCGAGCAGGTGCTCGAGGGCGCGATCACCGTCGGCCGCGACACCGAGGCGATGGTCAACGCGCGCATCGCGCAGATCGACGACCTCATCTCGCGCCAGCTGAACGCGGTGATGCACGCGCCGCAGTTCCAGAAGCTCGAGGGCACGTGGCGCGGGCTCAAGTACCTGATCTCGCAGACGGAGACGAGCGACAAGCTGAAGATCAAAGTCCTCAACGTCTCGAAGAAGGAGCTGCTGAAGGACCTCCGCGGCGCGTCCGAGTTCGACCAGAGCGCACTCTTCAAGCGGGTCTACGAGGAGGAGTACGGCACGCTGGGCGGGGCGCCGTTCAGCGCGATGGTCGGCGACTACGAGTTCGACCGCGGCGGGCAGGACGTCGAGCTGCTCGAGCGCATCTCGCAGGTGGCCGCCGCCGCACACGCGCCGTTCCTGACCGCGGCGGCGCCGGCGATGTTCGACATGGACAGCTTCTCCCAGCTCGACCAGCCGCGCGACCTCGCGAAGATCTTCGACACGACCGAGTACGCGAAGTGGAAGGCCTTCCGGCAGACGGAGGACTCCCGCTACGTCGCGCTCACCTGCCCGCGCGTGCTGCTGCGCGTGCCCTACGGCCCGGGGGAGAACGAGGAGCCGGTCGAGGCGTTCGACTTCCACGAGCACGTCACCGGCCGCGCGCACGACGACTACCTGTGGGGGAACGCGGCCTGGGCGCTCGCGGCCCGGGTGACCAACGCGTTCGCGCTCTCGGGCTGGTGCGCGATGATCCGCGGCGTGGAGGGGGGCGGCCGGGTCGAGGGGCTCCCGGTGCACACGTTCCAGACCGACGCCGGCGAGACGGTGCTCAAGTGCCCGACCGAGGTGCAACTCACCGACCGGCGCGAGCACGAGCTGGCGAACCTCGGCTTCGTCGGGCTCGTGCACGAGAAGGAGACGCCCAACGCGGTGTTCCTCAGCGTGCAGTCGGGGCAGAAGCCCAAGCTCTACGACACGCCCTCGGCCACCGCCAACGCCCGCCTCTCGGCGCAGCTGCCCTACATCTTCGCCGTGTCGCGCTTCGCGCACTACCTGAAGGTGATGATGCGCGACAAGATCGGCAGCTACACGTCGCGCGCGGAGACCGAGGCGTTCCTCAACCGCTGGATCTCCAACTACGTGGTGGGCAACGCCGACGCGCCGATCTCGGTGAAGGCGAAGCGCCCGCTCAGCGACGCGCGCGTCGAGGTGGCCGAGGTGCCGGGCAAGCCGGGCGCCTACCGCGCGATCGCGTACCTCCGGCCGCACTTCCAGCTCGACGAGATCAACATCTCGATGCGCCTCGTCGCCGAGCTCCCGTCGGCGAAGTAG
- a CDS encoding type VI secretion system protein, whose amino-acid sequence MREDLVDYYEQELRFLRRMGATFAERYPKVAARLQLEPTKCEDPHVERLLEGFALLAARVHLKLDDDFPEVSEALLGVVYPHHLRPLPACSVVQFQLDPEQGRLTTGLRVPRGSVLHSPPVQGTRCAFRTCYDTTVWPVTVAAAQWVAPEALRPAVRAGEAVGALRLELRCAPGLTFAALDLSALRLYLHGEGGLPATLYELLCRSCTRVLVREPGGGRVVELSPSVVRPVGFEEDERLLPYPGQSLAAYGLLQDYFALPQKYQFLDLAAFDAVRAAGFGEAVEVVFLVGAFERPERRQALATAVDERVVQLGCAPVVNLFAQTSEPILLTQKREAYPLVPDARRRLTVDVFSVDAVTAVTPGEGEPVRVEPLYAHRHGGDQSRARVYWYARRRAADWRPDGGTEVTLSFVDPAGRLARPDRDAATAHLTCHNGSLPSRLPLGGTAGDLTLQGGGPLRRVTALVQPTDVVHPPLGKPLLWRLVSQLSLNYLSLADGDPAPLRELLRLHVVRDEPAAERQIAGVVGVRGSPVYARVASDYGLGFARGRRIDLELDEEQFAGGGAYLFASVLERFLALYASLNSFTALTARTRQRVAPLGEWAPRAGCRVLV is encoded by the coding sequence ATGCGTGAGGACCTGGTCGACTACTACGAGCAGGAGCTGCGCTTCCTGCGGCGCATGGGGGCGACGTTCGCCGAGCGCTATCCCAAGGTGGCCGCGCGCCTGCAGCTCGAGCCGACCAAGTGCGAGGACCCGCACGTCGAGCGGCTGCTCGAGGGCTTCGCGCTGCTCGCCGCGCGCGTGCACCTCAAGCTCGACGACGACTTCCCCGAGGTGAGCGAGGCTCTGCTCGGCGTCGTCTACCCGCACCACCTCCGCCCGCTCCCCGCCTGCTCGGTGGTCCAGTTCCAGCTCGACCCCGAGCAGGGGCGCCTCACGACCGGGCTGCGCGTGCCGCGCGGGTCGGTCTTGCACTCGCCGCCGGTGCAGGGGACGCGCTGCGCGTTCCGCACGTGCTACGACACGACCGTCTGGCCGGTGACCGTCGCGGCCGCGCAGTGGGTGGCGCCCGAGGCGCTGCGCCCGGCCGTGCGCGCGGGCGAGGCCGTGGGCGCGCTCCGCCTCGAGCTGCGCTGCGCGCCCGGGCTCACCTTCGCCGCGCTCGACCTGAGCGCGCTGCGCCTCTACCTGCACGGCGAGGGCGGGCTGCCGGCCACGCTCTACGAGCTGCTCTGCCGGAGTTGCACGCGCGTGCTCGTCCGCGAGCCGGGGGGCGGGCGGGTCGTCGAGCTGTCGCCGTCGGTCGTGCGCCCCGTGGGCTTCGAGGAGGACGAGCGCCTGCTGCCGTACCCCGGCCAGTCGCTCGCCGCGTACGGGCTGCTGCAGGACTACTTCGCGCTGCCGCAGAAGTACCAGTTCCTCGACCTCGCCGCGTTCGACGCCGTACGCGCGGCGGGCTTCGGCGAGGCGGTCGAGGTGGTCTTCCTGGTCGGCGCCTTCGAGCGGCCCGAACGCCGGCAGGCGCTCGCGACGGCGGTCGACGAGCGCGTCGTGCAGCTCGGCTGCGCGCCGGTCGTCAACCTCTTCGCCCAGACGTCCGAACCGATCCTGCTGACGCAGAAGCGCGAGGCGTACCCGTTAGTCCCGGACGCGCGCCGGCGCCTCACGGTCGACGTCTTCTCGGTCGACGCGGTGACGGCGGTGACGCCGGGCGAGGGGGAGCCGGTGCGCGTGGAGCCGCTCTACGCGCACCGGCACGGGGGCGACCAGTCGCGGGCGCGCGTGTACTGGTACGCGCGGCGGCGCGCGGCGGACTGGCGGCCGGACGGCGGCACGGAGGTCACGCTCTCCTTCGTCGACCCCGCCGGCCGGCTCGCGCGCCCCGACCGCGACGCGGCCACCGCGCACCTCACCTGCCACAACGGCTCGCTCCCCTCGCGGCTGCCGTTAGGCGGCACGGCGGGGGACCTCACGCTGCAGGGCGGCGGGCCGCTGCGCCGCGTGACCGCCCTCGTGCAGCCCACCGACGTCGTACACCCGCCGCTCGGCAAACCGCTCCTCTGGCGGCTCGTCTCGCAGCTCTCGCTCAACTACCTCTCGCTCGCCGACGGCGACCCGGCGCCGCTGCGCGAGCTGCTGCGGCTGCACGTCGTGCGCGACGAGCCGGCCGCCGAGCGCCAGATCGCGGGCGTCGTCGGCGTGCGCGGCAGCCCGGTCTACGCGCGCGTGGCGAGCGACTACGGGCTCGGCTTCGCGCGCGGGCGGCGGATCGACCTCGAGCTCGACGAGGAGCAGTTCGCCGGCGGGGGGGCCTACCTGTTCGCGAGCGTGCTGGAGCGCTTCCTCGCGCTCTACGCGTCGCTCAACAGCTTCACCGCCCTCACCGCGCGGACGCGCCAGCGCGTCGCCCCGCTCGGCGAGTGGGCCCCGAGGGCCGGATGCCGGGTCCTGGTCTGA
- a CDS encoding type VI secretion protein has translation MPESTQKKLERVRPPRVNITYEVETGGAIELKELPFVMGVLADFTGQPTEPLPRLKERKFVEVTPDNFDEVLASMAPHAAYTVENVLSDAPDAPRLAVDLTFKSLDDFSPDAVARQVGPLRELLELRTKLADLRGRLQGNDRLDDVLQATLRDADKMAQLRAELGGGAANGAAANGATPNGEGPAHG, from the coding sequence ATGCCCGAGAGCACGCAGAAGAAGTTGGAGCGCGTCCGCCCGCCGCGCGTGAACATCACGTACGAGGTGGAGACGGGCGGCGCGATCGAGCTGAAGGAGCTGCCGTTCGTGATGGGCGTCCTCGCCGACTTCACCGGCCAGCCGACGGAGCCGCTGCCGCGGCTCAAGGAGCGCAAGTTCGTCGAGGTCACGCCCGACAACTTCGACGAGGTGCTGGCGAGCATGGCGCCGCACGCGGCCTACACGGTCGAGAACGTGCTGAGCGACGCGCCCGACGCGCCGCGGCTGGCCGTCGACCTCACGTTCAAGTCGCTCGACGACTTCAGCCCCGACGCGGTGGCGCGCCAGGTCGGCCCGCTGCGCGAGCTGCTCGAGCTGCGCACGAAGCTGGCCGACCTGCGCGGGCGGCTACAGGGGAACGACCGGCTCGACGACGTGCTGCAGGCGACGCTGCGCGACGCGGACAAGATGGCGCAGCTGCGCGCCGAGCTCGGCGGGGGCGCCGCGAACGGCGCCGCGGCGAACGGCGCGACGCCTAACGGCGAGGGCCCGGCCCATGGCTGA
- a CDS encoding beta-ketoacyl synthase → MTEPVAVVACGARTPLGANLAASAAAVRAGMSAVRTHRAPVDAAGEPMSYAADTFLAPHAPVDERLASLAATALAEALAPLAGHVHGGALPLFLGLPEPKPGLPPGLGARLATSIDQRAPHGARVTTAVVFPYGHAAGLMALEHGWRYVQDGHAELCVVGGVDSYLAPETLEWLDAEGQLMSARHRAGFPPGEAAGFCLLASARATRRYGLRAPAYVARVATALEACRIKTETVCVGLGLTQAIRDALGALRPSQERVARTYCDLNGERYRSEEFTYAVLRTHKAFVDANDYVHPADGWGDVGAATGPLLAGLAVTAAARGYANGANVLLWASSEGGQRSAAVLRLAPRE, encoded by the coding sequence GTGACCGAGCCGGTTGCCGTCGTGGCCTGCGGCGCGCGAACGCCGCTCGGCGCGAACCTCGCCGCGTCCGCGGCGGCGGTGCGGGCCGGGATGTCGGCGGTTCGCACGCACCGCGCGCCGGTCGACGCGGCGGGCGAGCCGATGTCGTACGCGGCGGATACCTTCCTCGCGCCACACGCGCCGGTCGACGAGCGCCTCGCGAGCCTCGCGGCGACGGCGCTCGCCGAGGCGCTCGCGCCCCTCGCGGGGCACGTGCACGGTGGCGCGTTGCCGCTCTTCCTCGGCCTCCCCGAGCCGAAGCCCGGGCTACCCCCGGGCCTCGGCGCCCGGCTCGCGACGTCGATCGACCAGCGCGCGCCGCACGGCGCTCGCGTCACGACGGCCGTCGTCTTCCCGTACGGACACGCGGCCGGGCTGATGGCGCTCGAGCACGGCTGGCGTTACGTCCAAGACGGGCACGCGGAGCTGTGCGTCGTCGGCGGCGTGGACTCGTACCTCGCACCCGAGACGCTCGAGTGGCTCGACGCCGAGGGGCAGCTCATGTCGGCCCGCCATCGCGCCGGATTTCCGCCCGGCGAAGCGGCGGGATTTTGCTTGCTCGCCAGCGCGCGCGCGACACGCCGCTACGGGCTCCGCGCACCGGCGTATGTCGCGCGCGTCGCGACCGCGCTGGAGGCGTGCCGCATCAAGACGGAGACGGTCTGCGTGGGGCTCGGCCTCACGCAGGCGATCCGCGACGCGCTCGGCGCGCTGCGGCCGTCACAGGAGCGCGTCGCGCGCACCTACTGCGACCTGAACGGCGAGCGGTACCGGAGCGAGGAGTTCACGTACGCCGTGCTGCGCACGCACAAGGCGTTCGTCGACGCGAACGATTACGTGCACCCGGCGGACGGCTGGGGCGACGTCGGCGCGGCGACCGGGCCGCTGCTCGCGGGGCTCGCCGTCACGGCAGCCGCGCGGGGGTACGCGAACGGGGCGAACGTGCTCCTCTGGGCGAGTTCGGAAGGCGGCCAGCGGAGCGCGGCCGTGCTGCGCCTCGCCCCGCGGGAGTGA
- the flhA gene encoding flagellar biosynthesis protein FlhA has product MSTALLPAAAAADGAAGKRRAEAGMAFAVLLVVSLLVVPLPGVLLDLALALSIGLSLVVLLVALYTSDPLEFSSFPALLLVMTLFRLALNISSTRLILSKGEAGKVIQAFGQFVIGGNYVVGLVIFLILIGINFVVITKGAGRVAEVAARFTLDAMPGKQMAIDADLGAGLIDEKEARRRRSEISRLADFHGAMDGSSKFVKGDAVAALLITGINIVGGIFIGVVQRGMPIGKAAATYTILTVGDGLVSQVPALVTSTAAGLMVTAAGQEARIGSVITGQLGAHPRAMYLAAGVLGAFALAPGLPAVPFLALAGGMGMLGRVADTAQKKRRAVVERAESAPAEAPPPAPDPMRDLLQLDPIELEVGYALIPLVDEKQGGDLLERISLLRKQSALELGILIPPIRIRDDIRLPSNEYLVKLRGSECARAEVLPRFLMALDTGGVVQAVDGMDTVDPSFGMSAKWIPASRRAEAEGNGYVVVEPTTVIATHLIEVLKGNAAELLGRQDVQEMVETLKKSHPALVEEVVPNKVSLGTLHRVLQRLLRERIPIRDLVTILEALGDAAESTKDPEHLTEHARRALANVIARLFADPAGAVRGITLGPRLEQALAALFSPRAGGQQQAMALLTPDGLAGMLRDLNAQATAGSVDGRPLPLIVPPSLRVGVRRLVEPVLPALAVVSLAELPAHVTLQSEGMWEMGA; this is encoded by the coding sequence ATGAGCACCGCCCTCCTCCCCGCCGCCGCGGCCGCCGACGGGGCCGCCGGGAAGCGCCGTGCCGAGGCGGGGATGGCGTTCGCCGTCCTGCTCGTCGTCTCGCTGCTCGTCGTGCCGCTGCCCGGCGTGCTGCTCGACCTCGCGCTCGCGCTCTCGATCGGGCTCTCGCTCGTCGTGCTGCTCGTCGCGCTCTACACGTCGGACCCGCTCGAGTTCAGCTCTTTCCCGGCGCTGCTGCTCGTGATGACGCTGTTCCGCCTCGCGCTCAACATTTCGAGCACGCGCCTCATCCTCAGCAAGGGCGAGGCGGGGAAGGTGATCCAGGCGTTCGGGCAGTTCGTCATCGGCGGGAACTACGTCGTCGGGCTCGTCATCTTCTTGATCCTGATCGGGATCAACTTCGTCGTCATCACCAAGGGCGCGGGGCGGGTCGCGGAGGTCGCGGCGCGGTTCACGCTCGACGCGATGCCGGGCAAGCAGATGGCGATCGACGCGGACCTCGGCGCGGGGCTGATCGACGAGAAGGAGGCGCGGCGGCGGCGGTCGGAGATCTCGCGCCTCGCCGACTTCCACGGCGCGATGGACGGGTCGTCGAAGTTCGTGAAGGGGGACGCGGTCGCCGCGCTGCTCATCACGGGGATCAACATCGTCGGCGGGATCTTCATCGGCGTGGTGCAGCGCGGGATGCCGATCGGCAAGGCGGCCGCGACGTACACGATCCTCACGGTCGGCGACGGGCTCGTGTCGCAGGTGCCGGCGCTCGTCACGAGCACGGCGGCGGGCCTGATGGTCACGGCCGCGGGGCAGGAGGCGCGCATTGGGTCGGTGATCACCGGGCAGCTCGGCGCGCACCCGCGGGCGATGTACCTCGCGGCCGGCGTGCTCGGCGCGTTCGCGCTCGCGCCGGGGCTGCCGGCGGTGCCGTTCCTCGCCCTCGCGGGCGGCATGGGCATGTTAGGCCGCGTGGCCGACACGGCGCAGAAGAAGCGCCGCGCGGTGGTCGAGCGGGCCGAGTCGGCCCCGGCCGAGGCGCCGCCGCCCGCGCCGGACCCGATGCGGGACCTGCTGCAGCTCGACCCGATCGAGCTGGAGGTCGGCTACGCGCTGATCCCGCTCGTCGACGAGAAGCAGGGGGGCGACTTGCTGGAACGGATTTCCTTGCTGCGCAAGCAGAGCGCGCTGGAGTTAGGCATTCTGATCCCGCCGATCCGTATCCGCGACGACATCCGCCTGCCGAGCAACGAGTACCTCGTGAAGCTGCGCGGGAGCGAGTGCGCGCGGGCGGAGGTGCTGCCGCGCTTCCTCATGGCGCTGGACACGGGCGGGGTGGTGCAGGCGGTCGACGGGATGGACACGGTCGACCCGAGCTTCGGGATGTCGGCGAAGTGGATCCCCGCCTCGCGCCGCGCCGAGGCGGAGGGGAACGGCTACGTGGTGGTCGAGCCTACGACGGTGATCGCGACGCACCTGATCGAGGTGCTGAAGGGGAACGCGGCGGAGCTGCTCGGGCGGCAGGACGTGCAGGAGATGGTCGAGACGCTCAAGAAGTCGCACCCCGCGCTCGTGGAGGAGGTGGTGCCGAACAAGGTCTCGCTCGGCACGCTGCACCGGGTGCTGCAGCGGCTGCTGCGGGAGCGGATCCCGATCCGCGACCTCGTGACGATCCTCGAGGCGCTCGGCGACGCGGCCGAGTCGACGAAGGACCCGGAGCACCTGACGGAGCACGCGCGGCGCGCGCTGGCGAACGTGATCGCGCGGCTGTTCGCGGACCCGGCGGGGGCGGTGCGGGGGATCACGTTAGGCCCGCGGCTGGAGCAGGCGCTCGCGGCGCTGTTCTCCCCGCGGGCGGGGGGGCAGCAGCAGGCGATGGCGCTGCTGACGCCGGACGGGCTGGCGGGGATGCTGCGGGACCTGAACGCGCAGGCGACGGCGGGGTCGGTGGACGGGCGGCCGCTGCCGCTGATCGTGCCGCCGTCGCTGCGGGTGGGGGTGCGGCGGCTGGTGGAGCCGGTGCTGCCGGCGCTGGCGGTGGTGTCGCTGGCGGAGCTGCCGGCGCACGTGACGTTGCAGAGCGAGGGGATGTGGGAGATGGGGGCGTAG